In Cynocephalus volans isolate mCynVol1 chromosome 3, mCynVol1.pri, whole genome shotgun sequence, one DNA window encodes the following:
- the LOC134371606 gene encoding olfactory receptor 5AU1, producing MEGANLSRGIEFELLGLTSDPQLQRLLFVVFLGMYTITLLGNLIMFFLIHVSATLHTPMYSLLKSLSFLDFCYSSTVVPQTLVNFLAKRKVISYLGCMAQMFFYAGFATSECYLITAMAYDRYAAICDPLLYPSIMSPEACVSLIVSSYGAGFLNSLIHTSCIFSLKFCGAHVVTHFFCDGPPILSLSCVDTFLCEILLFIFAGFNLLSCTVTILISYFLILITILKMNSAQGRFKAFSTCASHLTAVCLFFGTTLFMYLRPRSSYSLAQDRTVAVIYTVVIPMLNPLIYSLRNKDVKEALRKVWGRETIE from the coding sequence ATGGAAGGGGCAAACCTGAGCCGAGGGATTGAGTTTGAGCTCTTGGGCCTCACGAGCGACCCCCAGCTCCAGAGGCTGCTCTTCGTGGTATTCCTGGGCATGTACACCATCACTTTGCTGGGGAACCTGATCATGTTCTTCCTGATCCATGTAAGTGCCACCCTGCACACGCCCATGTACTCCCTCCTGAAGAGCCTGTCCTTCTTGGATTTCTGCTACTCCTCCACAGTTGTCCCCCAGACCCTGGTGAACTTCTTGGCCAAGAGGAAGGTGATTTCTTATCTCGGCTGCATGGCTCAGATGTTCTTCTATGCAGGTTTCGCCACCAGTGAGTGCTACCTTATCACTgccatggcctatgaccgctatgcTGCTATTTGTGACCCTCTGCTCTACCCAAGCATCATGTCTCCTGAGGCGTGTGTCTCTCTGATTGTGAGCTCCTATGGTGCAGGGTTTCTCAATTCTCTTATCCACACAAGCTGTATCTTCAGTCTGAAATTCTGTGGTGCTCACGTGGTCACTCACTTCTTCTGTGATGGACCGCCCATCCTGTCCCTGTCTTGTGTGGACACCTTTCTGTGTGAGATCCTCCTCTTCATATTTGCTGGTTTCAACCTTTTGAGCTGCACTGTCACCATATTGATCTCCTACTTCTTAATTCTCATCACCATCCTGAAAATGAACTCGGCCCAGGGTAGGTTCAAGGCATTTTCCACCTGTGCTTCCCACCTCACTGCTGTCTGCCTCTTCTTTGGCACAACACTTTTTATGTACCTGCGCCCAAGGTCCAGCTACTCCTTGGCTCAAGACCGCACGGTTGCTGTGATCTACACAGTGGTGATCCCAATGCTGAACCCCCTAATCTACTCTTTGAGAAACAAGGATGTGAAGGAAGCTTTAAGGAAGGTTTGGGGAAGAGAAACAATAGAATAA